The Drosophila mauritiana strain mau12 chromosome 2R, ASM438214v1, whole genome shotgun sequence genome has a segment encoding these proteins:
- the LOC117138540 gene encoding carbonic anhydrase 1: MLSPLIDLCWLKFIRAFGLMMQLAEESRLIMMLISCTMAVAFIVNVCSGRTIFQDLCNAVANRRLETNLAMHPSPITIPVSNIIKRDLKMPLQWTYYDDLPMATVLKNNGSTVIMRIYTANNFMPQLSGANLLGRYHFVEAIFKWGSLKSEHSIGNYHFCLELQALHRCAQLENNLEYLTLSYLFELSCVKNEHLMQVTDQLKWISQPGSSMELPPFHLGSLLQPFGSDYFSYEGTYDNGDVVLPTTWLISSNISVVNWRQLGEFEALYGRNGNRNCKNGREQQALGNRNVYLNI, translated from the coding sequence ATGTTGTCACCGTTGATAGACTTATGCTGGCTGAAGTTCATCAGAGCATTTGGCCTGATGATGCAACTGGCGGAGGAATCGAGGCTCATCATGATGCTAATCAGCTGCACGATGGCCGTGGCCTTTATCGTGAATGTTTGTTCGGGAAGAACCATTTTTCAGGATTTGTGTAATGCAGTGGCCAACAGGAGACTCGAAACGAACCTGGCCATGCATCCTTCGCCAATTACTATACCGGTGAGCAATATTATCAAAAGGGACCTAAAGATGCCCTTACAATGGACGTACTACGATGATCTTCCGATGGCGACTGTTCTGAAGAACAACGGAAGCACTGTGATCATGCGGATATACACTGCGAACAATTTTATGCCCCAGCTCAGTGGGGCTAATCTGCTTGGTAGATACCACTTTGTGGAGGCGATCTTCAAGTGGGGCAGCCTCAAATCCGAGCATTCGATTGGCAATTATCACTTCTGCCTGGAGCTGCAGGCACTTCATCGATGCGCCCAGCTGGAGAACAACTTGGAATACCTCACCCTGTCCTACCTATTTGAACTGAGTTGCGTCAAGAACGAGCACCTCATGCAGGTCACCGATCAGCTCAAGTGGATCTCGCAGCCAGGATCATCGATGGAGCTTCCGCCCTTCCACTTGGGCTCACTACTTCAACCATTCGGATCTGATTACTTTTCCTACGAAGGCACCTACGACAACGGAGACGTCGTTCTGCCCACCACCTGGCTGATAAGCAGCAATATATCCGTGGTCAACTGGCGTCAGCTGGGCGAGTTTGAGGCACTGTATGGAAGGAATGGCAACAGGAACTGCAAAAATGGTCGGGAGCAACAGGCCTTGGGCAATCGTAATGTGTACCTTAATATCTAA
- the LOC117138538 gene encoding luciferin 4-monooxygenase, with product MSCEVHYDAASRTWFGPRGKDFYGPEMTLGEVIMRVLQINADQVMQTCDPTGQELTGAQLAQQSARIAQAFKRLGLRRGDVVGISANNSTYLTSVIIAALLRGIPINPLHPEFTEETVKYMYDITEPRVIFCDVENYHIIKTVNGKLKNPAKIFLVNGKLEGVLDISVLLNDDDCITAAAYVPCPKLHGDHTAFIVCSSGTTGMPKGVTRSHRSLLCNCKNPNTYTRDSVLLSFSPLYWISGTIILLASLLNGCRRIITNRPYSVEYLLQLVARHKVTFLFLASHQIALLSKHDSDVMELKAQLQSIRVLIGAGSKVCKAVSRRMYELIGSQRFVVGYGLSEMGGLSKNVGGPVGCEGKVMRNVELRVLDKLKMPLGINEVGIIYARLRFKWDGYYRNPEATRRALSSDGMWFRTGDIGYLDSEGYLYIQTRDTDVFKFNNFQIYPEQIEEFILRLPGVSETCVFGIPDEVTTNLTACAVVRTKSPEGERLTADHIRNIVERHLSGAYHIRGGVYFIDSLPKTPNDKLQRRKVLGLVQQLELKAE from the exons ATGAGCTGTGAGGTGCACTACGATGCCGCTTCGCGGACTTGGTTTGGACCGCGTGGCAAGGACTTCTACGGTCCGGAGATGACCCTGGGCGAGGTCATCATGCGCGTGCTGCAGATCAACGCCGATCAGGTGATGCAAACCTGCGATCCCACGGGCCAGGAGCTCACCGGTGCCCAGCTGGCTCAGCAGAGTGCCCGGATCGCACAGGCCTTCAAGAGATTGGGTCTGCGGAGGGGCGATGTCGTTGGCATATCGGCCAATAACTCGACGTATCTAACCAGTGTGATAATCGCGGCTCTGCTCCGTGGCATCCCCATCAATCCACTGCATCCGGAGTTTACTGAGG AGACTGTCAAATACATGTACGACATTACCGAGCCAAGGGTTATCTTCTGCGATGTAGAGAACTACCATATAATAAAGACGGTCAATGGAAAACTAAAAAACCCGGCCAAGATCTTTCTGGTCAATGGAAAATTAGAAGGAGTGCTTGACATAAGTGTGCTCCTTAATGATGATGATTGCATTACAGCAGCCGC GTATGTACCATGTCCAAAACTACATGGCGATCACACCGCATTCATTGTGTGCTCCTCGGGAACCACGGGAATGCCAAAAGGCGTCACCCGATCCCATCGTAGTTTACTCTGTAATTGCAAGAA TCCGAACACCTACACCCGGGATAGCGTGCTGCTGTCGTTCAGTCCCCTCTACTGGATATCGGGAACCATAATTCTTCTGGCCTCGCTCCTCAACGGCTGCCGTCGTATAATCACCAATCGTCCATACAGTGTGGAGTACCTGCTCCAACTGGTGGCGAGACACAAGGTGACCTTCCTGTTCCTGGCCTCCCATCAGATTGCCCTGCTCTCCAAGCATGACAGTGATGTGATGGAACTAAAGGCCCAGCTCCAATCTATACGGGTTCTGATTGGAGCTGGATCCAAAGTGTGCAAGGCGGTGTCTCGCAGGATGTACGAGTTGATTGGTAGCCAAAGATTCGTTGTGGGCTATGGGCTGTCCGAGATGGGCGGACTGAGCAAAAACGTGGGTGGACCAGTGGGTTGCGAGGGCAAGGTCATGCGGAATGTGGAGCTGCGGGTGCTGGACAAACTGAAGATGCCACTTGGCATTAATGAAGTGGGCATCATCTACGCTCGTTTGCGGTTCAAGTGGGACGGTTACTACCGAAACCCGGAGGCCACTCGAAGAGCCCTCAGCTCCGACGGCATGTGGTTCCGCACGGGAGACATCGGTTACCTTGACAGCGAGGGCTATCTGTACATCCAGACCCGTGACACCGACGTCTTCAAGTTCAACAACTTCCAGATCTATCCCGAGCAGATCGAGGAGTTCATCCTCAGGTTGCCCGGCGTCAGTGAGACCTGTGTCTTCGGCATACCTGACGAGGTGACCACCAATCTCACGGCCTGTGCCGTAGTCCGCACCAAAAGTCCGGAAGGGGAACGCCTTACGGCGGATCACATTAGAAACATTGTGGAGCGACACTTGAGCGGAGCCTACCACATTCGGGGAGGTGTGTATTTCATCGACAGTCTGCCAAAAACACCCAATGATAAACTGCAGAGGCGAAAGGTCCTGGGCCTCGTACAGCAGCTCGAACTTAAAGCTGAATAA
- the LOC117138539 gene encoding luciferin 4-monooxygenase, with protein MAATKYDSFEKIWSGPKDKEYYGPDMTLGEVALIILRLYSDKVMQVYDPTGEELTGGQLLEQSRRLAHAFPRLKLQRGDVVGISAKNTTYLTEVVIAALLNGTPINPLHPDFDAETTAYMFEITKPKVIFCDLDNFQTLSAVKSSLKFKTEIILLTGTLPGVRNIQDLLADGCAGYDEKTLFACPHLCGDDTAFIITSSGVTGLPKGVTRSHRSLLNSAKIPQLFTSDTVLFCFSPLYWISCIFTLLASLVNGCRRIITNRPFSVAYFADLVERHQVSFVLSVPHHMALLAKSPESQELAAKMQCVQSFVCSGSKVPMGIWRQLYELLGANRFAVLYGLTETGGISKNVGGPLGSEGKLLRNVQVRVVDPHGQSLGPNQTGQILVRLNLRWGGYYHNPQETQVTVTPDGKWLLTGDHGYFDDEGCLHFQSRDTDVFKYNHFPIYPKQIEDVILHLPGVHEVAVFGIPDEVSTNLTACAVVRNEDELGAKLTEADVKGVVAQHLSDAFHIRGGVFFVDNLPKTQNSKVQRRKIWSQLSEATTHL; from the exons ATGGCGGCCACCAAGTACGACAGTTTCGAGAAAATATGGTCTGGGCCAAAGGACAAGGAGTACTACGGTCCGGATATGACGCTGGGCGAGGTGGCGCTGATCATCCTGCGTCTGTACTCGGACAAGGTGATGCAGGTGTACGATCCCACGGGCGAGGAGCTCACCGGTGGTCAGTTGCTGGAGCAAAGTCGTCGGTTGGCCCACGCCTTTCCACGACTGAAGCTGCAACGCGGCGATGTGGTTGGCATTTCGGCCAAAAACACCACCTATCTCACCGAAGTGGTCATCGCAGCCCTGCTGAATGGCACACCCATCAACCCACTGCATCCGGACTTTGATGCGG AAACCACGGCCTACATGTTCGAGATCACGAAGCCCAAGGTGATCTTCTGCGACCTGGACAACTTCCAGACCTTGAGCGCGGTCAAAAGCAGTCTCAAGTTCAAGACGGAGATCATCCTGCTCACTGGAACTCTGCCAGGAGTGCGTAACATTCAGGATCTACTTGCAGATGGCTGCGCTGGATACGATGAGAAAACACT CTTTGCCTGCCCCCATTTGTGTGGCGATGATACGGCCTTCATCATCACCTCCTCGGGAGTAACCGGTTTGCCAAAGGGCGTAACCCGTTCGCATCGCAGTTTGCTTAACAGTGCCAAAAT CCCTCAGCTCTTCACCTCGGATACAGTGCTGTTCTGCTTCAGTCCGCTCTATTGGATCAGCTGCATCTTCACCCTGCTCGCTTCGCTGGTCAATGGATGCCGCAGGATCATCACCAATCGTCCTTTCAGCGTGGCGTACTTTGCAGACCTCGTGGAACGACACCAGGTTAGCTTCGTGCTCAGTGTGCCCCACCACATGGCTCTGCTGGCCAAGAGCCCCGAGAGTCAGGAGTTGGCAGCCAAGATGCAGTGCGTCCAGTCCTTCGTGTGCAGTGGCTCGAAGGTACCGATGGGCATCTGGCGGCAGTTGTACGAGCTACTGGGTGCGAACAGATTCGCCGTGCTCTACGGTCTCACCGAGACCGGAGGAATCTCCAAGAATGTGGGAGGTCCACTGGGCAGCGAGGGCAAGTTGCTGCGAAATGTCCAGGTCCGAGTGGTGGACCCACACGGTCAGTCCTTGGGCCCCAACCAGACGGGCCAGATCCTGGTGAGGCTCAACCTTCGCTGGGGCGGCTACTATCACAATCCGCAGGAGACCCAGGTGACCGTCACGCCCGACGGCAAGTGGCTGCTCACTGGCGATCATGGATACTTTGACGATGAGGGATGCCTGCACTTCCAGTCGCGTGACACCGATGTCTTCAAGTACAATCACTTCCCCATTTATCCCAAGCAGATCGAGGACGTGATTCTCCATCTGCCCGGAGTCCATGAAGTGGCCGTCTTCGGCATTCCCGATGAGGTGTCCACCAATCTCACAGCCTGTGCCGTGGTCCGAAATGAGGATGAACTGGGTGCCAAGCTGACCGAGGCGGATGTCAAGGGAGTTGTGGCACAGCATCTGAGCGATGCCTTCCACATCCGCGGAGGAGTCTTCTTTGTGGACAATCTGCCAAAGACGCAGAACAGCAAGGTGCAGCGCAGGAAGATCTGGTCGCAGTTGAGCGAGGCAACCACGCATCTGTGA